TTTTTGCTGTACCCGCTGCTGGAGAGCTTCCACCTGTCGCTGCTGAAATGGAACGGCCTGGGGGCCAACGGTATCTTCACCGGCACCGACAACTGGGTGCAGCTGCTGCACGACACAGTGTTCTGGCACGCGCTGGGCAACAACCTGCTGCTGGGCCTGATGTCGGTGCTGGTGCAGCTGCCCATCGCCATGGCCCTGGCGCTGATGTTGGACAAGGCCAGCCGCGGCTCGCGCATCTTGAAGATCCTGTACTTTCTGCCGCTGCTGTTCTCCAGCGTGGCGGTGGGGGTGGTGTTCAAGAACATCCTGGACCCCAACTTCGGTCCCATCAATGCCGGGCTGCACGCCCTGGGGCTGGACGCGCTGGCGCAGGACTGGCTGGGCGACAAGCGCTATGCCCTGGGCAGCGTAATTGCCGTCATCTGCTGGCAGAACGTGCCCTTCTACATGATCCTGTTTCTGGCCGGGCTGGCCTCTTTTCCGCCCGAGCTGCACGAGGCCGCCACGCTGGACCGGGCCACGCCCGCCACCATCTTCTGGCGCATCAAGATGCCGCACCTGCAGGGCACCATCCGCACCGCGGCCATGCTGTCGGTCATTGGCTCGCTGCGCTATTTCGACCTGATCTACGTAATGACCGGCGGCGGGCCCGACGGCTCTTCCGAGGTCATGGCCACCTACATGTACCGCACGGTATTTGCCTCGTTCCAGCTGGGCTACGGCAGCACCATTGCGTCTGCCATGTTCCTGGTGGTGACGCTGATTGCCGGGTTCGGCATGCGCCTGACGCGGCGCTTTGAAACACAGGTGTGACATGCAAACCGTAACTACCAAACCGGCCCTGGCCTACCCCAAGGTGCGCGCCGTTGGTGTGCGCAGCCTGGTCCAACTGCTGGCCACCGTGTGGCTGGTGGTGACGCTGCTGCCGCTGCTGTTCGTGGTGTTTACCAGCCTCAAGTCGCAAGAGGAAACCTTTGACAGCCCGGTGTGGGCGCTGCCCCGGCAGATCGACTGGAGCCACTACGCGGCGGTGCTGCAGGGCGGCATCCTGGTGTACCTGCGCAACAGCGTGTTTGTGGTGGGCCTGTCCATCATGCTGATTCTGGCGGCCAGCGCCATGGCGGCCTACGCCCTGGCGCGGCTGGAGTTTCGCTTCAACAAGCCGCTGTTTGGCCTGATCGTAGCCTGCATGATCGTGCCCATCCACATCACCCTGGTGCCCATCTACCTGCTGACGCGCAGCCTGGGCCTGTACGACACGCCGTTTGCGCTGATCGGCCCGTATGTGGCCACCAGCCTGCCGGTGTCGATCTTCATCCTGACCGAGTTCATGCGGCAGATTCCGCGCGAACTGGAAGAGGCCGCCAAGCTTGATGGTTGCGGGCCGTTTGCCATCTTCTGGAAGGTGTTCTTCCCGCTGTCCGGCCCGGGCCTGGCCACGGTGGCCATCTACAACGGCATCGGGCTGTGGAACGAATTCATCTTCGCCTATGTGCTCACCTCGTCCAAATCCAACCGC
This sequence is a window from Rhodoferax sp. WC2427. Protein-coding genes within it:
- a CDS encoding carbohydrate ABC transporter permease yields the protein MTSSSISLALPVARRRRHLAARWAPVFFLAPSVALLLLFLLYPLLESFHLSLLKWNGLGANGIFTGTDNWVQLLHDTVFWHALGNNLLLGLMSVLVQLPIAMALALMLDKASRGSRILKILYFLPLLFSSVAVGVVFKNILDPNFGPINAGLHALGLDALAQDWLGDKRYALGSVIAVICWQNVPFYMILFLAGLASFPPELHEAATLDRATPATIFWRIKMPHLQGTIRTAAMLSVIGSLRYFDLIYVMTGGGPDGSSEVMATYMYRTVFASFQLGYGSTIASAMFLVVTLIAGFGMRLTRRFETQV
- a CDS encoding carbohydrate ABC transporter permease — its product is MQTVTTKPALAYPKVRAVGVRSLVQLLATVWLVVTLLPLLFVVFTSLKSQEETFDSPVWALPRQIDWSHYAAVLQGGILVYLRNSVFVVGLSIMLILAASAMAAYALARLEFRFNKPLFGLIVACMIVPIHITLVPIYLLTRSLGLYDTPFALIGPYVATSLPVSIFILTEFMRQIPRELEEAAKLDGCGPFAIFWKVFFPLSGPGLATVAIYNGIGLWNEFIFAYVLTSSKSNRTLPLALWDFQGEYASNIPAMLAVVTLTSLPLIVAYAFGQERIVKGMMAGSLKG